GTAGGCGCGGGTTATATTGCAGTTGAATTAGCAGGCGTTTTAAATAGCTTAGGTAGCGAAACCCATTTATTTGTGCGCCAACATGCTCCATTGCGTAATCAAGATCCATTGATTGTAGAAACCTTAGTTGAAGTGTTAGCACAAGATGGTATCCAATTACATACCAAAGCATTGCCAGAAGAAGTGGTTAAAAATGCGGATGGTTCGCTTACCTTGAAATTACAAGATGGCCGTGAAACCACAGTGGATACGTTAATTTGGGCGATTGGTCGCGAACCAGCAACGGATGTGATTAATCTTGAAGTAACCGGTGTGAAAACTAATTCACGCGGACAAATTATTGTCGATAAATATCAAAATACAAACGTACCTGGCATTTATGCGGTAGGTGATATTATCGAAGGTGGTATTGAATTAACACCAGTTGCCGTGGCGGCAGGTCGTCGTTTGTCTGAGCGTTTATTTAATAACAAACCGAATGAACATTTGGATTACAATCTTGTACCAACCGTTGTATTCAGCCATCCGCCAATCGGTACAGTCGGTTTAACTGAGCCACAAGCGATTGAGCAATATGGCGAAGAAAATGTGAAAGTGTATAAATCCTCTTTCACAGCAATGTATACAGCGGTGACTGAACATCGTCAACCTTGTCGCATGAAATTAGTGTGTGTCGGCAAAGAAGAGAAAATCGTAGGCTTACACGGTATTGGTTTTGGAGTGGATGAAATGATCCAAGGTTTTGCGGTGGCGATCAAAATGGGTGCAACTAAAGCAGACTTTGATAATACAGTGGCGATTCACCCAACCGGTTCAGAAGAATTTGTCACAATGCGTTAATTGCAGATAAAGAAAGTGCGGTCAAAACTTCTGATGTTTTTGACCGCACTTTTTATTGTGATTTGTTATTAGGCTGCTGCGCGATTGCCTAATGTACCATCATCTTCCATTTCTTTCGCCACACCGACAACTTCAGCAATTTTGTCTCCTTCTTTGAAGAATACAAAACCACCATGTTCCATTTTGACCCAAGGTTCATCTTTGGTGAGTGGAAAAGTTGTAATGATTGTGACTTTGTCACCATCTTTTGCGTAATCATTAAAATCAATGACGCCATCATCATCAATGCGGTGTGCTTTACCAAAAGGGGCTTTACGCGTTAAATAATGCAAATTGGTTGAGCAGTGGGCAATCATCCATTCTCCGTTTGAAAGAATGAAGTTAAAAGTGCCTTTTTGTGAGAGCTCTTTGGTAATGTCTTGAATAGCTTCAAAGATTTCCATTTCAGACGGTTTACGACGGAAGCGATTTTTCAAATATTCCGCCATATAACAAAATGCGGCTTCTGAATCGGTCGAGCCAATAGGCTGACAGAAACTCTCAGACATATCTGGTAATTCTTTTAAATTACCGTTGTGAGCAAATACCCAATTTTGTCCCCAAATTTCACGAATAAAGGGATGGGTGTTTTCAATGGTAACACCGCCTTGTGTTGCCTTACGAATGTGGGCAATCACGTTCAGTGATTTAATGTTGTATTGTTTTACACAATCCGCAATCGGGGATTGAGACGCAGCATGGTTATCGCGAAAAATACGCACACCACGACCTTCAAAAAAAGCGATACCGAAGCCATCTGAATGGCAGTCAGTAAGACCAGCACGACGACGGAAACCTTCAAAAGAAAAGACAATATCCGTCGGCGTATTGCAGTTCATTCCGAGTAATTGGCACATAAATTCCTACAGCTTATTTTTATATTTTTTATAACCTTATAATGTGTGCAGATTTAACACCATAATGCGTTGAAATTCAAGATGGATCACAAAGGATTTTTAGAAGAAAATGTTACATAAAATAACATCAGAAGTTTTTTGATAAGACGACAAATCATGATGTAAATAAAAAGGCGTGTTTAACACGCCTTTTTTATCCTTCAAGGAGATAAAGATTATTCATCTTTATTTGATTTATCCTCTTCCTCTACTTCAATCTCAACTTCATCTGCTTTATCTGCAGCACCGTTGATCGTTAAGCAAATCTCACTAGAAATCAAATGCTCTAAAATTGTGGCAAGTTCGTGTAATTTCTCTTTGTCATCATCGAAATAACCTTCTTCTTTCAAGTGAGCAATGAAGGCAGAGAATACTGCTTTATCAAAGAATTCTGGCGCATTAATACCATGTAATACAGAAAGACGTTGTGCCACCAATTGGCTTTCTTTTTCTAGTAAACCACGGGCAATTCCAGGGTCTCTACGTAAAATGCTTACTGTAATGTAGTAGCGTTGTAAGATTTCACGCATACCCGCAGACCAAAGTTGTAAAATGCGAACTTTAGAGCGGTGGATAGATAAGAAATTATCATTGGATTGGATAACTTCTTGACGCGCAAATTCATCAATAATGGCTTTAATTTGTGTATCTAATTCTTCTTCAGTGAAATGAAGGAAGAGTTCGCCTTTTAAGAATGGATAAATTTTACGTACTGCATCCAATAATAAATCTTTTTGGATTGCTTCATAATGTAAAACGATACTCGCAACAAGTGAAGGCAACACAAATAAGTGTTGAATGTTGTTGCGGTAATACGTCATGAGAACAGCGGAATTACGTTCTAAACGAATAATTTCCCCAAAGTTATCTTTTTCAACTAACACGCCAACACGATCTAAGCTTAATACGTGGTCAAGCATCGCTTTTGGTGTATCAGTTGGCAGTACCACATCAGTAGAATATGGTACATTCTTTAACATTTCTTGATAACTAGAGAGTTGTTCTAATAGTTGCTCATGAGAAAGTGCACGCTGACGAGAAGAGAGGAGGGCAGTTCCCACTAAATTCATCGCATTAACAGCAGCGGCTTTATTAATATTTACCATCACTTGATTAGAAACAGATCCAACTGCATGGTTAAACCAGTGTGGCTTATCTTCATGATGTTGTTCTTTCCATTCTGGATAATGGTGATTGAGGTAATTGGAAAGCGTGATTGGTTCACCGAAATTCACAAACCCCTGACCTAAATTACGCAATTTTTTAATCACACGTAAAACTAAGCCAGCATTTTCTTTTTCTTTCGCTGCACCACGTAATTCTTTCGCGTAAGTATCCACTTCTAGTACGTGTTCATAACCGATATACACGGGCACCACAGAAATTGGACGTGTTTGGTTATGTTGAAGTGCTTGTAGCGTCATCGACATCATACCGGTTTTCGGTGCAAGCAAGCGACCTGTACGAGAACGACCACCTTCAATAAAGTATTCGACGGAATAACCACGGTGGAATAATTCCCCTAAATATTCACGAAAAATCGCAGAGTAAAGGCGATTACCTTTAAAGGTACGTCGAATAAAGAATGCCCCCCAGCTACGGAATAAAGGTCCCGCTGGCCAGAAGTTTAAGTTAATCCCCGCAGCAATGTGTGGTGGCACAAGACCTTGGTGGTAGAGCACATAAGAAAGTAATAAATAGTCAATATGACTACGGTGACAAGGCACATAAACAATCTCATGTCCTTCTAATGCTAATTTACGCACGCGGTCAGCATTTTGTACATCAATACCTGAATACAGTTTGTTCCATAACCAACGCAAGAAACGATCTGCCGCACGAAGGCTTGAATGGCTTACATTTGCTGCAATTTCATGAAGAATTTTTTCGGCTTCAGCGTAAGCTTTATCGCGGCTGATATTTTTTGATTTTGCCTCATCTTCAATCGCATTTTGAATTGCTTGAGAATTTAATAGCTTATTAAACATCGCTTCGCGGTTTGGCAAACGAGGTCCAGTCGCGGAAATGCGTTGTTTAGCAAAGTGCATTTTAGCCACGCGAGCCAGTTTTTGTGCAATTTTTTCATCTGAACCGTGCTCATTTACCATGTAACGCAAAGAAAGTGCCTGAGAAAAACGCACAAAAGTATCACGTCCAAACCAAATTGCCGCAAAGGTTTTTTGAAGACCATTTAATAAGCGAAGATTAGGTAAGCTTGCTTTATCTTCTTTACCTGGTGAACGCCCCCAAAGCACAGAAACAGGGATCAGTTGTACATCTAAATCAGCAACATCACGGTGCAACTCTAAATATTTATTGAAGACTTTGGCAGTTTCATCTTTTGCGCCTTTTGATTTAAAAAAGCGGCGACCTTCGTCTAAATAGACATAACGTGGTAATGCTATGCCATCAATCACATTCTTTTCAGCTGGATCGGGCAGACCGACGCTCAAACAGTTACGACGGAAAATCACGAAGTCAGTTTGAGAGGTATAAGGCAAAACATAAAGAATAGGTTGATTGATGTTGAGTTGAAGCTCTTCGATTGGTTGAGCGGGAATAGGATTATTTTTTACTAAAACCGAAAGCGGTAATTCTAATAATTTACGATAAGTACTTACGATGCCAGACATAATTAATATTCTCTTTTTGTTAGACATTTCTAGGTATTGTCAGGCATTTTAACACATTCGACCAGTCAAATTCTAAAAATTTACATTTGAGATTTATGATGAACACTCAAAAGATGAAAAAAATTGACCGCACTTTTATCTCTAAAAAATAGTTGTTGCAATCGCCATCTTTCTGTATATACTAACAGTTATTCTGTATAAAGTAACAGGAGTGTATATGAGGCCATTAACTGCCAGACAACAAGAAGTGCTGGAACTCTTAAAACGCCATTTAGAAACCACGGGTATGCCGCCAACTCGTGCAGAAATTTCTCGTGAATTAGGCTTTAAATCCCCTAATGCGGCGGAAGAACACTTAAAAGCACTTGCTCGTAAAGGTGCAATTGAAATTGTCGCGGGGGCTTCTCGCGGTATTCGCATTATTGATGACAGTGCAAATGATGAGGAAGAAGAGGGATTACCGCTCATTGGTCGTGTAGCCGCAGGGGAACCAATTTTGGCTGAGCAACATATTGAAGGCACTTATCGTGTTGATGCTAATATGTTCAAACCACAAGCTGACTTTTTATTAAAAGTATATGGTCAATCTATGAAAGATATCGGCATTTTAGATGGCGATCTTCTTGCTGTTCATAGCACAAAAGATGTGAGAAATGGACAGATTGTTGTCGCACGAATTGAAGATGAAGTGACAGTAAAACGCTTAGAGCGTAAAGGTTCCGTTATTTATCTGCATGCAGAAAACGAAGAGTTTCAGCCGATTGTCGTTAATCTTGAAGAACAACCTCATTTTGAAATTGAAGGGATTGCAGTAGGGATCATTCGTAATAACGCCTGGATGTAATGATGAAAGTGCGGTGAGAAAATAAAGTGTTTTTTGACCGCACTTTGTCTATTCTGGCTATTTGCCATTCGGCTTATTGCTCTCTATAATGCCAAAAAATTTTCAAATCAAGGAAGGAAACATGCAGTTTTCCAAAATGCATGGCCTTGGCAATGACTTTGTCGTTGTTGATGCTGTGACGCAAAATGCCTATTTTACCCCTGAAACCATTAAACGCTTAGCCGATCGTCATCGTGGTATTGGTTTTGATCAGCTTTTAATTGTTGAGCCACCTTATGATCCAGATTTAGATTTCCATTATCGTATTTTCAATGCAGATGGTAGTGAAGTGTCGCAATGTGGAAATGGGGCAAGATGTTTTGCGCGTTTTGTCACCTTAAAAGGGTTGACCAATAAAAAGGATATTGCAGTAAGCACGCAAAAAGGAAAAATGGTTTTAACGGTAAAAGAAGATGGGCAAATTCGCGTCAATATGGGCGAGCCGATTTGGGAACCCAATAAAATTCCTTTTACTGCCAATAAATTTGAAAAAAATTATATTCTACGTACCGATGTTCAAACGGTGCTTTGTGGTGCAGTATCAATGGGTAATCCGCATTGTGTTGTTCAAGTGGACGATATTGAAACGGCCAATGTAGCAGAATTAGGTCCATTATTAGAGAATCACGAACGTTTTCCGGAAAGGGTAAATGCTGGATTTATGCAAGTCGTCAATCGTAACCACATTAAGTTGCGTGTATATGAACGTGGTGCAGGTGAAACGCAAGCTTGTGGCAGTGGTGCTTGTGCTGCAGCAGCTGTAGGGATTATGCAAGGTTTACTTGATAACAAAGTGCAAGTCGATCTACCTGGTGGTAGCTTACTTATTGAATGGGAAGGCGTAGGCTCACCGCTTTATATGACTGGCGATGCGACTCATATCTATGATGGCAATATTCACCTTTAATCTTTCTAATCTGAATAAAAAATGCGTGGAGATTATCCACGCATTTTTTATTTATTGTTCAACTTCTACATCACGCTGATTTAATGGTTGCGTTGGGCGGTTGTTTTTCCCTTCCATTTCTTCTATCGCAGCAATTTGTGCTTTGCTTGCTTGAATTGGTGCTTTAAAAATGGTCCAAGCCACGTTTTCACTACAAGGTGGAGTTGTGAGTGATCCATTTAAGCGGAAGCGTGCCATCTCTTTTGGCATTAGCGCTTTAATATCAATCGGTTGAGCCAATTTTTCTTTTTGTCCAACGGTGAGTTTTTTCTCAACTACTGGTGCTAATGCTGGATTCGCTTCACCTTCATTGACCATTACGGCAACAACCGATAATGCTTTATCTTCACTTTGATGAACAAAATGAATTTCTAAAGGATAATGTTGGCGTTTAAAAGTATGTTCACTTGGTGTGTGAAAGTGAAATTGTTTTAAATAGAATGGTTTATTGTTGAGCGTAATAAATGGCGCATTTTCTTGTGCAACGCTGACTTGCACGGTATGCCCATTATTCTCTACTTGATAAGCCGCAGGGAAATAATTCATCTTAAGTGGTTTATTTGCCACTTTCATGCCGTTATCTGCTTCCAGATTAACAGGCGACTGAACCTTCCCTAGCTTACAGGTTTGATATTCGGTGAGCAAATCACCCCAATGTTCAGGGCTTTCTTTCCCATTATAAGACCAATGCGCTTTATGCGTTTGGGCAAATGATGTTGCGCTTAATGCGATAATTAAGCTAGAAAGCAATAGACGAGTCTTCATAAGGCACCTCTCCTTTTTTGTGGTATATGCCTCATCGATTCTACTGATTCTGTATGATAGCTTTTTGATTTTGGTCAAGTTTTGTTTGAGTGTAAGCACTCATCGTACGAGTGGGGGTAATGCTAAAAAAGCCGTCTATTTTGACCGCACTTTTTTAGCGCTGACAGAGTCTTTCTCTCAGATCTTCTGCAGTTTTGCTGGTTTTAATTCGTTCAAAAACGATATCTGCTTCAGGATATTCTTTATTAAGATAGCGTAGCCATTGTTTGATCCGGGCAACATGATAAAAACCGGAATCATGGAAATTTTCCATTTCCGCATATTTTTGCAAGATTTTTTGAATATCCACCCAAGGCATTTTTTCGCAATTTTGTTTGAGTACAAGGCTTAAGTTTGGGATATTTAATGCACCACGCCCGACCATTAGATCTTCGCAACCTGTCGCTTTCAAACATGCTTGACCATCTTCCCAACGCCAAATTTCACCATTAGCAATCACTGGGATCGTCAAGCGAGATCTCACTTCACCGATTTTTTCCCAATTGATGCGATCGGCACGATAGCCATCGGCTTTAGTTCGACCGTGAATAGTGATTTCAGTGGCGCCACCTTGTTGTACGGCATCAGCAATTTCAAACGCTTGTGAAGTACAATCCCAACCTAATCTTACTTTCACACTGACAGGTAAATGACTAGGTACGGTTTGTCGCAAGGCTAGAGTCGCTTGATAAATTAATTCAGGTTGTTTGAGAAGTGCTGCTCCTCCGTTGCTCCCATTAACGGTTTTGGATGGACAGCCACAATTTAAATCAATACCATGTGAGCCAAGCTCAATGGCGCGATTAGCATTTTCAGCAAGACAGTTTGGATGTTGACCTAAAAGTTGGACACGAACAGGTGTTTTAGAAGGGGTAAAGCCCTGATTTTTGAGTTCAGGGCAAAGACGATAAAAGACTTTTTCGGGTAAGAGTTGATCCACCACGCGAACAAACTCGGTGATGCAGAGATCGTATTCATTCACTTCGGTTAAAAGCTGGCGAACAAAAGGATCAAGCACTCCTTGCATAGGGGCGAGGATAACGCGCACTATTTCCAGCCTTTTGCTTTACAAATTAAATCATAAGCGGCTTGGATTTGTTGCGCTTTTTCTTTAGCCATTTCCATCATTTCTGGCGGTAAGCCTTTCGCGACTAATTTATCCGGGTGATGTTCATTCATTAAACGGCGATATGCACGTTTTACCGCATTGCGATCATCACTTTCACTCACGCCCAATACTTTATAAGCATCGCTTAATGTAGGGCCTGAAGATTGTTGGTATCCGCCTTGTTGTTGGTATTGGTAACCACCTTGCTGTTGATAGCTGCCTTGTTGGTATTGGCGATAGAATCTACCTTGGGTAAATTGACGAGCGGCAATTTCCATGGCCAGCATTTGCTCAAACTGCATACGGGAAAGACCAAGTTCTTCGGCTACCACATAAAGCACTTCTTTTTCTGAGTCATGTAATTGAGAATCAGCAAAGGCAGCCTGCACTTGCACATGTAAGAACATTCTCAGTAAGTCAGCACGTTGTCCACATCCAATGCGGAACTCACGAATCACCTGACGCAATGGAAAATCCGCTTCTTTACCACGACGGAAGGCTTCTTGAGCAAGTTTGCGATGGCTCTCATCTAATTGCATCTGGTTCATCAACTGATTCGCCAGTTGAATATCTTCTTCTGTCACACGACCTTTGGATTTACTTAAATGTCCAAGTACCGCAAAAGTAGTTTGCATAAAGAGCGCTTGTCGAGTTGTTTTTTTCTTAAAAAAGCTAGAGTTAACTGAACCAAGCTCATAAAGTTTTTTATCTGCGATAGAGCCTAAAATCAGTCCAGCGATGGCGCCGAAAAAGCCCCCCCATTTAAAACCGAGAAAAACGCCGATAATCTTTCCAAAAAAATACATTCTCTTCCCCTAAAGTGCGGTCAAAAGGTCTTTTGACAATAATGGGCAGACGCAAATGTCTGCCCCTACATTAATATGGCTTTATTCTTATTTTTCAAGTGATGAATTACACACCATAACTTTCACGATAAGCCCGCATCGCAGGTAAATATTGCTGATAATCGGGTTCTTTTTCAATGAATTGCATTAAATCATCCAAATCAATAATGGAAAGCACTTGGCACTGATAGTCGCGTTCTACTTCTTGGATGGCAGAAAGTTCCCCTTTGCCTTTTTCCTGACGATTTAATGCAATAAAGACAGCGGCTAATTTCGCGTGATTGGCTTCAAGAAGTGCCATGGATTCACGAATAGCCGTGCCAGCAGTGATGACATCATCAACTAATAACACATTGCCGGTTAATAGGCTGCCGATCAAATTACCGCCTTCACCGTGATCTTTGGCTTCTTTGCGGTTAAAGCAAACAGGCGTATCACGGTTAAATTGATTGAATAGTGCAATGGAAACGCTCGTCGCAATTGGAATGCCTTTGTAGGCAGGTCCAAAAATAACATCAAAATCGACCGCACTTGACTGAATTGCCTTCGCATAGAATTCACCTAAGCGAGCAAGATCTGCGCCAGTGCTGAATAATCCTGCATTAAAAAAGTAAGGACTTTTTCGACCTGATTTTAGTGCAAACTCACCAAATTTAAGCACGTTTCGGCTCAAGGCGAATTTAATAAATTCGATTTTGTAGCTTTCCATTTTTTGTTCCTATAAACCTAATGCTTCACGTTGTGCAGCGAAGATTTGTTCGCAGCCTTGTTTGGCTAAGCCTAATAAGGTAAGTAATTCTTCGTGGCTGAACGGTTCACCTTCTGCAGTACCTTGCACTTCGATCATACGACCATCTTCCATCATCACAACGTTCATATCTGTTTCGGCGGCTGAATCTTCCACATATTCCAAATCACACACAGCTTCACCTTCAACAATCCCAACCGAAATTGCAGCAATCAGACCTTTGATTGGATTGGTTTTTAATGTGCCATTTGCAATCAAACCATTGATAGCATCACATAATGCCACTGCTGCGCCGGTGATAGACGCTGTTCTTGTACCGCCATCCGCTTGAATTACGTCGCAGTCTAAGGTAATAGAGCGTTCGCCAAGAGCCTCTAAGTCAACCATCGCACGTAATGAGCGAGCGATTAAGCGTTGAATTTCCATGGTGCGTCCACCTTGTTTGCCTTTTGCCGCTTCACGTTGCATACGGCTGTGTGTAGAGCGAGGTAACATGCCATATTCTGCTGTCACCCAACCTTGATTCTGTCCTTTTAAGAAACGCGGTACGCTTTCATCAACACTCGCCGTACATAAAACTTTAGTATCACCAAATTCCACTAATACTGAGCCTTCAGCATGTTTCGTGTAATTGCGGGTGATTTTAATTGGACGAGGCTGATGATTTTCACGATTATTTGGACGCATTCTGAATTCCTTTATTTTATTGATAAAAAGCGTGCTTATTTTAGCACGCTTTTTAGTGTTTTATTGATTTGCTTGTTCAAACTCACGAATTTTATTAAACACATCTTGTAAATCTGTACCATAGTTAATTTTTTGCAATTCAGGCACAGAGTTAGATTTTACTAACATTCTGAGTGGTTGGAATTGCATATTGCACAAGTAGATTTGTTGATGTGGCAACATATGTTGTACAAAGTGGGTGAGTGCATGAATGCCCCCTGTATCCAGAACAGTCACGGCATCGCATTGCAACACGATATGTTTGATCTCGTGATCCGTATGGACAGTTTTATCATGCAAATCCGCAAAGAGTTTATCCGCCGCAGCAAAGAATAGTGGACCGCTGATACGATAAGCTAATACATCATTTAAATCTTCTGGTGCAGGTTGTTCAATCGCTTTTGTCATTTCTGCAATGGTGCGGATAAATAAGAGACTCGCTAATAATACGCCGACAGAGATGGCAATTACCATATCAAATAACACAGTGAGAATTAAGCAAGTGAACAACACAGCAATTTCGTTTTTTGTGGAGCGACGCGCCAAACGAATAATTTCAGGTACATTTGCCATATGCCAAGCTACCATTAATAGCAATGCCGCCATAGAAGAGAGTGGCAAATAAGACAGGGCATTCGCAAAGAATAATAGCGAGAATAAAACCAAGAGTGCATGAATTACACTGGCTATTGGTGATACCGCACCCGATTTTACATTGGCTGCGGAACGTGCGATGGCTGCAGTTGCCGTAATGCCGCCTAAGAATGGTGAAATAATATTACCCAAACCTTGGGCGAGTAATTCATTATTGGAATGATGTTTAGTATCCGTCATGTTATCTAAAATGACCGCGCAAAGTAGCGATTCAATCGCACCTAATACAGCCATTGAAAAGGCGGCAGGCAAGATATCTTGTATGCGATCAAAATTCCAATTGATGACTTCACCTTGTGCATTAGGAATATTCCAAGGTAAGGCAAATTCAGGCAAGACATTAGGGATACCATGTCCTGTTGTAACGTCAGATAAGGTATATTGGAATGCTGTACCAATAGTTTCAACGGAGAAACCAAATTGTCCTAAGGCTAATGCCATGAGTGTCCCAATAATGACCGCAGGTAAATGGCCCGGCACGGGTAAACGAAGTTTATGCCATTGGGTGAGGACAAATAAGGTGATCACGCCAACCGCAGTGTCTGCCCAGTTAATCGTCGGAAGTGCGGTCAAAATAGCTTGCACTTTTTCAATATAGTGAGGTGGCATCTGGGCAATGTCTAAACCTAAGAAATCTTTGATTTGCAAGGTTCCGATAGTGATCCCAATTCCGCAGGTAAAGCCAAGTGTAACGGGGAGAGGAATGTACTCAATTAATCGCCCTAATCGAGACAAGGCCATGATGACTAAAATAATCCCCGAAAGTAGTGTCGCCATAAGTAACCCGCTGAGCCCAAATTGTTGGGTGACGGGATATAAAATCACAACAAATGCGGCGGTTGGCCCTGAAATATTAAAACGAGATCCACCAGTTAACGCAATCACGATCCCCGCTACGATAGCGGTATAAAGACCATGTTGTGGTGGAACACCGCTGGCAATGGCTAAGGCCATGGAGAGCGGAATCGCAATAACTCCCACAGTCAGACCCGCGATAATATCTTTAATCAATTTTTGTTTTCCGTAACCTTCACGGAAGGATTCTTTCAATGCGCTAAATGGTTTTACAGCCAGAAACACATTTTTAGAAAAGAGTAATTTGATTTGCATAAAAATACGACGATAGAAAAGAGATAAGTTTATATTTTAGCTAAAAGGAAAAGGATTTTTTATGTTCTAGCTCAAAAAACTTGACTAATCTTGGATAAATCTTTATATTTCACGCACTTCAAAACGGTGAGATGTCCGAGTGGTTGAAGGAGCACGCCTGGAAAGCGTGTATGTGCGAAAGTGCATCGGGGGTTCGAATCCCCCTCTCACCGCCATTCAAATATTTTCTTTTCTGAATTTAAAATCATCTTTTAAATCAATCATTTTTGAAATCTAGAATTGACGTTATTTTTCTTTGTATAAAATATGCATAGAGCTATTACTTTCGCTGAAAAAGTAAATAGAAAAACAATAATAGATTGAGATGAGTTATGGCACGCCCTAAAGGATTCGAACCTTTGACCCACGCCTTAGAAGGGCGTTGCTCTATCCAGCTGAGCTAAGGGCGCATTTCAAGGGTTACATCTTTTGTATGGAATTTCGAGGGAAATATAAAAGAAGTGGTCGGCGAGATAGGATTTGAACCTACGACCCACTGGTCCCAAACCAGTTGCGCTACCAAGCTGCGCTACTCGCCGACGATTGAGCACAATTATAGTGAGCTTTTCTTTTCAGTCAATTAATTTTTTAGATTCCTCTTTCAACTGCTCAAAATTATTCCAGTTTTTTCAACCGCACTTTTGTTGTCTTTGTAAAATAAGGCGTTGTCAGTTAAAATAGCAAACGTTTACTTAATTCCACCTTGAGGAAAAATGCATGACTGCCCAAATTATTTCAGGTACTGAACTATCAAAAAAAATCAAATCTGATGTTGCCAGTAAAATTGAACATTATCGTGCTCAAGGTAAACGTGCACCAGGGCTGGCAGTAATTTTGGTGGGGGCGGACCCCGCGTCTCAAGTCTATGTGGGCAGTAAGCGAAAAAGTTGTGAGGAAATCGGGATGGTTTCAAAATCCTATGATTTACCTGAAACAACTTCAGAAGCAGAACTACTACAACTGATAGATCAATTAAATGCCGATGAAAGCATTGATGGTATTCTCGTCCAGCTTCCATTGCCTGAACAAATTAATAGCACATCAGTGATTGAGCGTATTAGCCCTGAAAAAGATGTGGATGGTTTCCACCCTTATAATGTTGGGCGTTTATGCCAACGTATCCCAACTTTACGCGCTTGCACCCCTTATGGTGTGATGAAATTATTAGAAACTACAGGTATTGATTTACACGGTAAGCATGCCGTGATCGTTGGTGCATCAAATATTGTAGGGCGTCCAATGTCGCTTGAATTATTATTGGCAGGCGCTACTGTCACGGTAACGCACCGTTTTACCAAAGATTTAGAACATCATATTCGTCAGGCGGATGTTTTAGTGGTAGCTGTGGGTAAACCTCGTTTTATTCCGGGCGATTGGATTAAAGAAGGGGCAACAGTCATTGATGTGGGGATTAACCGTATCAATGGCAAATTAGTGGGCGATGTGGAATATGATGTGGCGATACAAAAAGCGGCTTATATTACGCCAGTACCGGGTGGAGTAGGGCCAATGACAGTTGCCATGCTGATGTTT
This portion of the Haemophilus parainfluenzae T3T1 genome encodes:
- the lexA gene encoding transcriptional repressor LexA, giving the protein MRPLTARQQEVLELLKRHLETTGMPPTRAEISRELGFKSPNAAEEHLKALARKGAIEIVAGASRGIRIIDDSANDEEEEGLPLIGRVAAGEPILAEQHIEGTYRVDANMFKPQADFLLKVYGQSMKDIGILDGDLLAVHSTKDVRNGQIVVARIEDEVTVKRLERKGSVIYLHAENEEFQPIVVNLEEQPHFEIEGIAVGIIRNNAWM
- a CDS encoding class II glutamine amidotransferase: MCQLLGMNCNTPTDIVFSFEGFRRRAGLTDCHSDGFGIAFFEGRGVRIFRDNHAASQSPIADCVKQYNIKSLNVIAHIRKATQGGVTIENTHPFIREIWGQNWVFAHNGNLKELPDMSESFCQPIGSTDSEAAFCYMAEYLKNRFRRKPSEMEIFEAIQDITKELSQKGTFNFILSNGEWMIAHCSTNLHYLTRKAPFGKAHRIDDDGVIDFNDYAKDGDKVTIITTFPLTKDEPWVKMEHGGFVFFKEGDKIAEVVGVAKEMEDDGTLGNRAAA
- the gorA gene encoding glutathione-disulfide reductase, whose protein sequence is MTKHYDYIAIGGGSGGIASINRAASYGKKCAIIEAKHLGGTCVNVGCVPKKVMFYGAQIAEAINSYAPAYGFDVEVKKFDYAKLVESRQAYIGRIHTSYNNVLAKNNVDVLNGFARFKDAKTIEVSYADGSTELVTADHILIATGGRPSIPAVKGAEYGIDSNGVFALNELPKRVAVVGAGYIAVELAGVLNSLGSETHLFVRQHAPLRNQDPLIVETLVEVLAQDGIQLHTKALPEEVVKNADGSLTLKLQDGRETTVDTLIWAIGREPATDVINLEVTGVKTNSRGQIIVDKYQNTNVPGIYAVGDIIEGGIELTPVAVAAGRRLSERLFNNKPNEHLDYNLVPTVVFSHPPIGTVGLTEPQAIEQYGEENVKVYKSSFTAMYTAVTEHRQPCRMKLVCVGKEEKIVGLHGIGFGVDEMIQGFAVAIKMGATKADFDNTVAIHPTGSEEFVTMR
- the plsB gene encoding glycerol-3-phosphate 1-O-acyltransferase PlsB yields the protein MSGIVSTYRKLLELPLSVLVKNNPIPAQPIEELQLNINQPILYVLPYTSQTDFVIFRRNCLSVGLPDPAEKNVIDGIALPRYVYLDEGRRFFKSKGAKDETAKVFNKYLELHRDVADLDVQLIPVSVLWGRSPGKEDKASLPNLRLLNGLQKTFAAIWFGRDTFVRFSQALSLRYMVNEHGSDEKIAQKLARVAKMHFAKQRISATGPRLPNREAMFNKLLNSQAIQNAIEDEAKSKNISRDKAYAEAEKILHEIAANVSHSSLRAADRFLRWLWNKLYSGIDVQNADRVRKLALEGHEIVYVPCHRSHIDYLLLSYVLYHQGLVPPHIAAGINLNFWPAGPLFRSWGAFFIRRTFKGNRLYSAIFREYLGELFHRGYSVEYFIEGGRSRTGRLLAPKTGMMSMTLQALQHNQTRPISVVPVYIGYEHVLEVDTYAKELRGAAKEKENAGLVLRVIKKLRNLGQGFVNFGEPITLSNYLNHHYPEWKEQHHEDKPHWFNHAVGSVSNQVMVNINKAAAVNAMNLVGTALLSSRQRALSHEQLLEQLSSYQEMLKNVPYSTDVVLPTDTPKAMLDHVLSLDRVGVLVEKDNFGEIIRLERNSAVLMTYYRNNIQHLFVLPSLVASIVLHYEAIQKDLLLDAVRKIYPFLKGELFLHFTEEELDTQIKAIIDEFARQEVIQSNDNFLSIHRSKVRILQLWSAGMREILQRYYITVSILRRDPGIARGLLEKESQLVAQRLSVLHGINAPEFFDKAVFSAFIAHLKEEGYFDDDKEKLHELATILEHLISSEICLTINGAADKADEVEIEVEEEDKSNKDE
- the dapF gene encoding diaminopimelate epimerase, producing the protein MQFSKMHGLGNDFVVVDAVTQNAYFTPETIKRLADRHRGIGFDQLLIVEPPYDPDLDFHYRIFNADGSEVSQCGNGARCFARFVTLKGLTNKKDIAVSTQKGKMVLTVKEDGQIRVNMGEPIWEPNKIPFTANKFEKNYILRTDVQTVLCGAVSMGNPHCVVQVDDIETANVAELGPLLENHERFPERVNAGFMQVVNRNHIKLRVYERGAGETQACGSGACAAAAVGIMQGLLDNKVQVDLPGGSLLIEWEGVGSPLYMTGDATHIYDGNIHL